One genomic window of Solanum stenotomum isolate F172 chromosome 9, ASM1918654v1, whole genome shotgun sequence includes the following:
- the LOC125876829 gene encoding uncharacterized protein LOC125876829, which translates to MSVSLSVMTFNLLEDQLEDSPNSWEKRKDLCISVITSYSPMILCTQQGVKSQLDYIQQCLQGYEQFGISRKGAEDTSDQHCTIFYDKEKVELLEGGTFWLSESPSVPGSMSWGSTVPCTATWATFQLKGAEPPGFSFQVVNTTMDEFSPRARRRGALLTWQHIASLPPSLSVVYCGGFNTQKESTTGRFLLGRSREHGVVGDMRDVWPNARVRKNVSLIRTYHGFKGTKQGPLEFFKLIFRALCLCWDRQTQDLHVDWILFRGRSLIPVSCEVVSDNIDGFYPSSHYPVYAEFMLPRSVRLIEAPPENGS; encoded by the exons atGAGTGTTTCTTTGAGTGTAATGACTTTTAATCTTCTTGAAGATCAGTTAGAGGACAGTCCAAACTCATGGGAGAAGAGGAAAGATTTGTGTATAAGTGTTATTACAAGTTATTCTCCTATGATTCTCTGTACCCAACAAG GTGTGAAGTCACAGTTGGACTATATTCAGCAGTGTTTGCAAG GTTATGAACAGTTTGGAATATCCAGGAAAGGAGCTGAAGACACTTCTGATCAGCACTGTACCATATTTTACGATAAGGAAAAG GTCGAGCTTTTAGAAGGGGGAACATTTTGGTTGTCTGAATCACCTTCGGTGCCTGGAAGTATGTCTTGGGGTTCTACAGTACCGTGCACCGCAACATGGGCA ACATTCCAGCTGAAAGGCGCTGAGCCGCCAGGTTTTTCATTTCAGGTTGTTAATACAACCATGGATGAGTTCAGTCCCCGTGCTCGCAGGCGAGGTGCTTTGCTCACTTGGCAGCATATTGCATCCTTGCCCCCTAGCTTATCCGTCGTGTACTGTGGAGGATTTAATACCCAAAAGGAATCCACTACAGGTCGTTTTCTTCTTGGGAGATCTAG AGAGCACGGAGTTGTCGGTGATATGAGAGATGTTTGGCCAAATGCTCGTGTGAGAAAAAATGTATCCCTTATACGCACGTATCATGGATTCAAAG GTACCAAGCAGGGTCCACTCGAGTTCTTCAAGTTAATATTCCGAGCACTTTGCTTGTGCTGGGATCGCCAAACTCAGGATCTACATGTTGACTGGATCCTTTTCAGAGGCAGATCTCTGATACCTGTCTCGTGTGAGGTGGTAAGCGACAACATTGATGGCTTTTATCCTTCTTCTCATTATCCTGTATACGCAGAGTTCATGCTTCCTCGATCAGTGAGGCTAATCGAAGCTCCCCCTGAAAACGGAAGCTAA
- the LOC125876825 gene encoding transmembrane 9 superfamily member 9-like: MEVVRPQLIHRWISVFVLICLFSFEAQCFYLPGVAPQDFMKGDPLMVKVNKLTSTKTQLPYSYYSLPYCTPKQIVDSAENLGEVLRGDRIENSPFEFHMREPQMCNVVCHIVLNAKNAKELKEKIEDEYRVNMILDNLPLVMPIKRPDLDTTVYQHGFHVGLKGQYAGSKEEKHFIHNHLTFTVKFHKDPQTDAARVVGFEVKPFSVKHEYDGEWNGKNRLTTCDPHAKRTVTSSDSPQEVEDKKEIIFTYDVEFEESDIKWASRWDTYLLMADDQIHWFSIVNSLMIVLFLSGMVAMIMLRTLYRDISKYNQLETQEEAQEETGWKLVHGDVFRPPINSDLLCVYVGTGVQFFGMTVVTMTFAVLGFLSPSNRGGLMTAMLLLWAFMGVFAGYASARLYKMFKGSEWKKITLKTALMFPGVVFVLFFVLNALIWGEKSSGAVPFGTMFALVFLWFGIAVPLVFVGSYVGFKKPAIEDPVKTNKIPRQVPEQAWYMNPVFSILIGGILPFGAVFIELFFILTSIWLQQFYYIFGFLFIVLVILIVTCAEITIVLCYFQLCSEDYLWWWRSYLTSGSSALYLFLYAAFYFFTKLEITKPVSGMLYFGYMLIASYAFFVLTGTIGFYACFWFTRLIYSSVKID; this comes from the exons ATGGAGGTCGTAAGGCCTCAGTTGATTCACCGGTGGATCTCGGTTTTTGTGCTGATATGTTTGTTTTCATTTGAAGCTCAATGTTTTTATCTACCAGGTGTTGCTCCTCAGGATTTCATGAAG GGTGACCCTCTGATGGTGAAAGTCAACAAGTTGACCTCTACAAAAACACAGCTTCCTTATTCCTATTATTCCCTTCCTTACTGTACGCCAAAACAAATTGTTGACAGTGCAGAGAATCTTGGTGAAGTTCTTCGTGGTGATCGTATTGAGAATTCTCCTTTTGAG TTCCATATGAGAGAACCACAGATGTGCAATGTTGTGTGTCATATTGTTCTTAATGCAAAAAATGCCAAAGAGTTAAAGGAGAAGATTGAAGATGAGTATCGGGTCAACAT GATTTTGGATAATCTTCCTCTTGTTATGCCTATCAAAAGGCCTGATCTGGACACTACAGTCTATCAGCATGGTTTTCATGTTGGTCTTAAGGGACAATATGCTGGA AGCAAGGAGGAGAAGCATTTCATCCATAATCATCTGACATTCACTGTCAAGTTTCACAAGGATCCACAAACTGATGCTGCGAGAGTTGTGGGATTTGAAGTGAAACCATTCAG tGTGAAACACGAATATGATGGGGAATGGAATGGCAAAAACCGATTGACCACTTGTGATCCCCATGCCAAGCGTACTGTTACAAGTTCTGATTCTCCCCAAGAGGTTGAAGATAAGAAGGAAATTATCTTCACATATGATGTTGAATTTGAG GAAAGTGATATCAAGTGGGCATCAAGATGGGATACATATCTTTTAATGGCTGATGATCAGATCCACTGGTTTTCAATTGTTAACTCATTGATGATTGTTCTTTTCCTCTCGGGCATGGTAGCAATGATTATGTTGCGGACCCTCTACCGTGACATTTCCAAGTATAATCAGTTGGAGACCCAGGAAGAGGCTCAAGAAGAAACAGGATGGAAATTGGTCCATGGTGATGTTTTTAGGCCTCCAATTAACTCTGATCTGTTGTGTGTTTATGTTGGTACTGGTGTCCAGTTCTTTGGAATGACAGTAGTTACAATGACATTTGCTGTCCTTGGATTCTTATCCCCTTCAAATCGGGGAGGATTGATGACAGCAATGTTGCTTCTCTGGGCTTTCATGGGTGTTTTTGCTGGTTATGCTTCAGCCCGCCTTTACAAGATGTTCAAAGGATCTGAGTGGAAGAAAATCACTCTTAAGACAGCACTCATGTTCCCCGGAGTTGTTTTCGTTCTTTTCTTTGTGTTGAATGCTCTAATTTGGGGAGAGAAATCATCAGGGGCAGTGCCTTTTGGAACCATGTTTGCATTAGTTTTCTTGTGGTTTGGCATAGCTGTACCACTCGTTTTTGTTGGCAGTTATGTTGGTTTTAAGAAGCCAGCTATTGAGGATCCTGTGAAAACAAATAAGATCCCTCGACAGGTACCAGAGCAAGCCTGGTACATGAATCCAGTATTCTCTATCCTTATCGGTGGCATACTCCCATTTGGAGCTGTATTCATCGAGTTATTCTTCATCCTCACCTCAATCTGGCTACAGCAGTTCTATTACATATTTGGTTTCCTCTTCATTGTGCTCGTCATCCTTATCGTCACCTGTGCCGAGATTACCATTGTGCTCTGCTATTTCCAGCTATGCAGTGAGGATTACCTTTGGTGGTGGAGGTCATACCTCACTTCAGGGTCATCAGCTCTCTACCTATTCCTGTATGCAGCATTCTATTTCTTCACAAAGCTCGAGATCACAAAACCCGTATCTGGTATGCTCTACTTTGGCTACATGTTGATTGCATCATATGCTTTCTTTGTCTTGACTGGCACAATCGGGTTCTACGCTTGCTTCTGGTTCACAAGGCTCATCTACTCATCAGTGAAGATCGACTAA